A stretch of Elgaria multicarinata webbii isolate HBS135686 ecotype San Diego chromosome 5, rElgMul1.1.pri, whole genome shotgun sequence DNA encodes these proteins:
- the CDC16 gene encoding cell division cycle protein 16 homolog isoform X1: MNLERLRKRVRQYIDQQQYQSALFWADKVASLSHEDPQDIYWLAQCLYLTAQYHRAAHALRSRKLDKLFEACRYLAARCHYAAKEYQQALDILDMEEPINKRLFEKYLKDESGLKDCSSDWEVSQSSIKSSICLLRGKIYDALDNRTLATFSYKEALKLDVYCFEAFDLLTSHHMLTAEEEKELLESLPLGKQCTEEEQVLLHFLFENKLKKYNKPSETVIPESVDGLQDNLDVVVSLAERHYYNCDFKMCYKLTSVVMEKDPFHASCLPVHIGTLVELNKANELFYLSHKLVDLYPNNPVSWFAVGCYYLMVGHKNEHARRYLSKATTLERTYGPAWIAYGHSFAVESEHDQAMAAYFTAAQLMKGCHLPMLYIGLEYGLTNNSKLAERFFSQALSIAPEDPFVMHEVGVVAFQNGDWKTAEKWFLDALEKIKAIGNEVTVDKWEPLLNNLGHVCRKLKKYEEALEYHRQALVLIPQNASTYSAIGYIHSLMGNFESAIDYFHTALGLRRDDTFSVTMLGHCIEMYITDSEAYIGTAIKDKLRCYDFDVHTMKTLKNIISPAWDVLEFDIERQTLEESSIMALEAPHQRKSTEAPPPLDETFEIEMNESDMMLETSMSDHST; this comes from the exons ATGAATCTGGAACGGCTAAGGAAGCGGGTGCGGCAGTACATAGACCAG CAACAGTATCAAAGTGCCCTATTTTGGGCAGATAAAGTAGCATCATTGTCGCATG AAGATCCACAGGACATTTACTGGCTGGCTCAGTGTCTTTACCTTACAGCTCAGTACCACAGGGCGGCACATGCCCTTAGGTCAAGAAAACTAGATAAG ttatttgaAGCGTGTCGATATCTTGCAGCTAGATGTcat TATGCTGCAAAAGAATATCAGCAGGCTCTTGATATTCTTGACATGGAAGAACCAATCAACAAAAGACTATTTGAAAAATATTTGAAGGATGAAAGTGGACTGAAAGACTGTTCCAGTGACTGGGAGGTTTCACAATCTTCA ATCAAGAGCTCTATTTGCCTTTTGCGGGGAAAGATCTATGATGCCCTGGATAATAGGACCCTGGCAACATTTAGCTACAAAGAGGCCTTGAAACTGGATGTCTACTGCTTTGAAGCATTTGACCTCTTAACATCACACCACATGCTGACAGCAGAAGAAG AAAAAGAGCTTCTTGAATCACTACCTCTTGGAAAACAGTGCACAGAAGAAGAACAAGTATTGCTACATTTCCTGTTTGAGAATAAACTCAAAAAG TATAATAAACCTAGTGAAACAGTGATTCCTGAATCTGTAGATGGTCTTCAAGACAATCTGGATGTAGTAGTGTCTTTAGCAGAAAGACATTACTATAACTGTGATTTCAAAATGTGCTACaagcttacttctgt AGTAATGGAAAAGGATCCATTCCATGCCAGTTGCTTACCTGTGCATATTGGGACTCTTGTGGAGCTGAATAAAGCAAATG AACTGTTTTACCTTTCCCATAAACTGGTGGATTTGTACCCAAATAATCCT GTCTCCTGGTTTGCTGTAGGATGTTACTATCTCATGGTTGGCCATAAAAATGAACATGCCAGAAGATACCTTAG cAAAGCTACTACACTTGAGAGAACATATGGTCCAGCATGGATAGCATATGGACATTCATTTGCAGTTGAAAGTGAGCATGACCAAGCAATGGCTGCTTACTTCACAGCAGCCCAGCTGATGAAAGG CTGCCATTTGCCCATGTTGTATATTGGGCTGGAATATGGCTTGACCAACAACTCAAAATTAGCTGAACGCTTTTTCAGCCAAGCTTTAAGTATTGCACCTGAAGACCCATTTGTTATGCACGAAGTTGGAGTGGTAGCATTTCAAAATGGAGA ctggaaaactgcagaaaagtgGTTTCTTGATGCACTAGAAAAGATAAAAGCCATTGGAAATGAG GTGACAGTTGATAAATGGGAACCTCTGTTGAATAATTTGGGACATGTATGCAGAAAGCTCAA GAAATATGAAGAAGCTCTTGAATATCATCGACAAGCTCTGGTGTTGATTCCTCAAAATGCTTCTACTTATTCTGCCATTGGATACATACACAGTCTGATGGGGAACTTTGAAAGTGCAATTGATTATTTTCATACA gccCTTGGTCTTAGAAGAGATGATACTTTTTCAGTTACTATGCTGGGACATTGCATAGAAATGTATATTACCGATTCTGAAGCCTACATTG GAACTGCAATTAAAGATAAATTAAGGTGCTATGATTTTGATGTGCATACTATGAAGACATTGAAGAACATAATTTCACCTGCGTGGGATGTATTGGAATTTGATATAGAAAGGCAAACTCTAGAAGAAAGTAGCATCATGGCACTGGAAGCACCACATCAGAGGAAATCTACCGAAGCGCCTCCTCCACtagatgaaacttttgaaattgaaatgaatgaaagtgATATGATGTTAGAAACATCAATGTCAGATCACAGTACATGA
- the CDC16 gene encoding cell division cycle protein 16 homolog isoform X2, with protein sequence MLFEACRYLAARCHYAAKEYQQALDILDMEEPINKRLFEKYLKDESGLKDCSSDWEVSQSSIKSSICLLRGKIYDALDNRTLATFSYKEALKLDVYCFEAFDLLTSHHMLTAEEEKELLESLPLGKQCTEEEQVLLHFLFENKLKKYNKPSETVIPESVDGLQDNLDVVVSLAERHYYNCDFKMCYKLTSVVMEKDPFHASCLPVHIGTLVELNKANELFYLSHKLVDLYPNNPVSWFAVGCYYLMVGHKNEHARRYLSKATTLERTYGPAWIAYGHSFAVESEHDQAMAAYFTAAQLMKGCHLPMLYIGLEYGLTNNSKLAERFFSQALSIAPEDPFVMHEVGVVAFQNGDWKTAEKWFLDALEKIKAIGNEVTVDKWEPLLNNLGHVCRKLKKYEEALEYHRQALVLIPQNASTYSAIGYIHSLMGNFESAIDYFHTALGLRRDDTFSVTMLGHCIEMYITDSEAYIGTAIKDKLRCYDFDVHTMKTLKNIISPAWDVLEFDIERQTLEESSIMALEAPHQRKSTEAPPPLDETFEIEMNESDMMLETSMSDHST encoded by the exons ATG ttatttgaAGCGTGTCGATATCTTGCAGCTAGATGTcat TATGCTGCAAAAGAATATCAGCAGGCTCTTGATATTCTTGACATGGAAGAACCAATCAACAAAAGACTATTTGAAAAATATTTGAAGGATGAAAGTGGACTGAAAGACTGTTCCAGTGACTGGGAGGTTTCACAATCTTCA ATCAAGAGCTCTATTTGCCTTTTGCGGGGAAAGATCTATGATGCCCTGGATAATAGGACCCTGGCAACATTTAGCTACAAAGAGGCCTTGAAACTGGATGTCTACTGCTTTGAAGCATTTGACCTCTTAACATCACACCACATGCTGACAGCAGAAGAAG AAAAAGAGCTTCTTGAATCACTACCTCTTGGAAAACAGTGCACAGAAGAAGAACAAGTATTGCTACATTTCCTGTTTGAGAATAAACTCAAAAAG TATAATAAACCTAGTGAAACAGTGATTCCTGAATCTGTAGATGGTCTTCAAGACAATCTGGATGTAGTAGTGTCTTTAGCAGAAAGACATTACTATAACTGTGATTTCAAAATGTGCTACaagcttacttctgt AGTAATGGAAAAGGATCCATTCCATGCCAGTTGCTTACCTGTGCATATTGGGACTCTTGTGGAGCTGAATAAAGCAAATG AACTGTTTTACCTTTCCCATAAACTGGTGGATTTGTACCCAAATAATCCT GTCTCCTGGTTTGCTGTAGGATGTTACTATCTCATGGTTGGCCATAAAAATGAACATGCCAGAAGATACCTTAG cAAAGCTACTACACTTGAGAGAACATATGGTCCAGCATGGATAGCATATGGACATTCATTTGCAGTTGAAAGTGAGCATGACCAAGCAATGGCTGCTTACTTCACAGCAGCCCAGCTGATGAAAGG CTGCCATTTGCCCATGTTGTATATTGGGCTGGAATATGGCTTGACCAACAACTCAAAATTAGCTGAACGCTTTTTCAGCCAAGCTTTAAGTATTGCACCTGAAGACCCATTTGTTATGCACGAAGTTGGAGTGGTAGCATTTCAAAATGGAGA ctggaaaactgcagaaaagtgGTTTCTTGATGCACTAGAAAAGATAAAAGCCATTGGAAATGAG GTGACAGTTGATAAATGGGAACCTCTGTTGAATAATTTGGGACATGTATGCAGAAAGCTCAA GAAATATGAAGAAGCTCTTGAATATCATCGACAAGCTCTGGTGTTGATTCCTCAAAATGCTTCTACTTATTCTGCCATTGGATACATACACAGTCTGATGGGGAACTTTGAAAGTGCAATTGATTATTTTCATACA gccCTTGGTCTTAGAAGAGATGATACTTTTTCAGTTACTATGCTGGGACATTGCATAGAAATGTATATTACCGATTCTGAAGCCTACATTG GAACTGCAATTAAAGATAAATTAAGGTGCTATGATTTTGATGTGCATACTATGAAGACATTGAAGAACATAATTTCACCTGCGTGGGATGTATTGGAATTTGATATAGAAAGGCAAACTCTAGAAGAAAGTAGCATCATGGCACTGGAAGCACCACATCAGAGGAAATCTACCGAAGCGCCTCCTCCACtagatgaaacttttgaaattgaaatgaatgaaagtgATATGATGTTAGAAACATCAATGTCAGATCACAGTACATGA